Proteins co-encoded in one Papaver somniferum cultivar HN1 chromosome 5, ASM357369v1, whole genome shotgun sequence genomic window:
- the LOC113283062 gene encoding transcription factor PIF1-like — protein MNRWCVPDFEVEEDHHLIPSSSGLHRPPNNKPSKHGGDELVELLWENGQLVNQNHKSHRKKTHHYSNSKYPYQSPQDDFGGASISGRREFQDMGSRLMEETGEGGAATGSQHLFMEEDEMASWLHYPLSPDDNSAFRPRFGADDNHNNLVYATQFGGDYTPPQPQPQPPVNRITQIIDDHPTEHKLPAPTPPEHKLPAPTPPTPPEHKFSAAAPTPAPHRPPIPTPMSSSSSSKFHNFGHFSRHKMLQSDESQPTTSDKMRTGSAVLGSSCETPPMWASKSSDTAVPEKDEAAVASEQMTTRTSSSAGSGAGAEPSTKMPTEDRKRKARETDEQEYQSEDDKFESVDTKKQARGSTSARRARAAEVHNLSERRRRDRINEKMKALQELIPRCNKSDKASMLDEAIEYLKSLQLQVQMMSMGCGMVPMMFPPGVQQYMSPMGMGMGMGMDFGLNRPIMMPYTSVLAPRPPHLGQTPPVPGFRVPPPPANTNNSLRPPIFPADPYQNYFNSLHMQVPRRPDQNESMAQPCPSKGARVTTTTSLDDPCFTATTVKETDAGTNLQFGGSRDTTLKITQAGSRPI, from the exons ATGAATCGGTGGTGTGTTCCTGATTTTGAAGTAGAAGAAGACCACCACTTAATCCCATCTTCTTCTGGATTACACCGCCCTCCTAATAATAAACCCTCAAA aCATGGAGGAGATGAGCTAGTGGAGCTCTTATGGGAGAATGGACAACTTGTGAATCAGAATCATAAATCACATAGGAAGAAAACCCATCATTactcaaactcaaaatacccttaTCAATCACCACAAGATGATTTTGGGGGTGCAAGTATCAGTGGCAGAAGAGAATTTCAGGATATGGGGTCTCGGCTTATGGAAGAAACAGGGGAGGGGGGAGCAGCAACTGGGAGCCAACATCTCTTTATGGAAGAAGATGAGATGGCTTCTTGGTTGCATTACCCTCTCTCTCCGGATGACAATTCCGCATTCCGACCAAGATTCGGCGCAGATGATAATCATAATAATCTTGTTTATGCTACTCAATTTGGGGGTGATTATACTCCGCCACAACCGCAGCCGCAGCCGCCTGTGAATAGGATAACTCAGATTATAGATGACCACCCAACAGAACATAAACTCCCAGCACCTACTCCTCCAGAACATAAACTCCCAGCACCTACTCCTCCTACTCCTCCAGAACATAAATTCTCAGCAGCTGCTCCTACTCCTGCTCCTCATAGGCCGCCAATACCAACACCAATGTCATCATCTTCGTCATCCAAATTCCATAATTTTGGGCATTTCTCGCGACACAAAATGCTGCAAAGTGATGAATCTCAACCAACGACTTCAGATAAGATGAGGACTGGATCAGCAGTATTGGGAAGTTCTTGCGAGACACCGCCTATGTGGGCAAGTAAGAGTAGTGATACAGCAGTGCCAGAAAAAGATGAAGCAGCGGTGGCCTCTGAGCAGATGACAACAAGGACATCCTCTTCCGCTGGTTCAGGTGCTGGTGCCGAGCCGTCAACAAAAATGCCTACGGAGGACCGTAAAAGAAAAGCGAGAGAAACCGACGAACAGGAGTACCAAAGTGAG GATGACAAGTTCGAATCTGTGGACACAAAGAAACAAGCTCGTGGATCAACATCTGCAAGGCGAGCTCGTGCCGCTGAGGTCCACAATCTCTCTGAGAGG AGACGTCGAGATAGGATAAATGAGAAGATGAAGGCCTTGCAAGAACTCATACCTCGTTGCAATAAG TCAGACAAAGCGTCAATGTTGGATGAGGCAATTGAGTACTTAAAGTCGCTGCAGTTACAAGTTCAG ATGATGTCGATGGGATGCGGCATGGTCCCTATGATGTTTCCTCCTGGTGTTCAGCAATACATGTCCCCAATGGGGATGGGCATGGGGATGGGGATGGATTTTGGTTTGAATCGACCAATAATGATGCCATATACCTCAGTTTTAGCTCCTAGACCTCCCCATTTGGGTCAGACTCCTCCTGTGCCTGGATTTCGTGTTCCGCCTCCCCCTGCAAACACAAACAACTCGCTGAGACCCCCTATTTTCCCTGCTGATCCCTACCAAAATTATTTCAACAGCCTCCACATGCAAGTACCAAGACGCCCGGATCAG AATGAATCCATGGCCCAGCCATGCCCCAGCAAAGGTGCGAGGGTGACAACAACCACAAGCCTG GATGATCCTTGCTTTACTGCCACCACTGTTAAAGAGACAGATGCAGGGACCAACCTACAATTTGGTGGGTCCCGTGATACTACCTTGAAGATCACCCAGGCAGGGAGTCGACCAATCTGA